The Aedes aegypti strain LVP_AGWG chromosome 1, AaegL5.0 Primary Assembly, whole genome shotgun sequence sequence TATCCTCTCCTTGGTACCTGACTTGAACCTGAAAGTTGATAGATACATCCGTAATAAACCTgcaattgttacttgggatattcCCAGGATTCACCTACAATCTTCTTCGAAGTACTTGAGATCCCTACATGAATCCTTTAGGAacttccagaaaattttccaggattttcttgaaatgtgTATTGCCTATATTGCATCTGAGGTTATTGAGTAATCAAAAAAGTTGTACTCGATCTGTatcataataaataaaaaacattccAACGCTGCTGAATATGAAACATAAAGCCTACTAAGATTGTATGCCAAACGCCCGTTATGCCATCACTAACAAGTCACCCCCCTTTTCCCCTAATTCCAGTTTGGCACAGTGATGTACTGAAGCTGATCAACCCGGAGATCAAGTACGGCAAAACGCAAGCCGGCGGCACGAGGATCACGATCGACGGCTACAGCTACTGTAAGCACTACCGAACGGGCTCGAAAACGGTCTGGCGGTGCTCGAATGCCAACTTCCGGAAGTGCCGCGCCAAGATTGCCACCGTGGCCAACAACAGTGCGGAGGTGAAGTTCAACTTCGTGGCGCACAACCATCCGCGGAAGTGGTTCTGAGATCCGGAACGGTGATC is a genomic window containing:
- the LOC5565165 gene encoding uncharacterized protein LOC5565165 gives rise to the protein MLWHSDVLKLINPEIKYGKTQAGGTRITIDGYSYCKHYRTGSKTVWRCSNANFRKCRAKIATVANNSAEVKFNFVAHNHPRKWF